From Chloroflexi bacterium ADurb.Bin180, one genomic window encodes:
- a CDS encoding HD domain protein: protein MGEWMIKREDAWQVLTEFTKDKSLLKHALAVEAGMRAYARKFGEDEELWGVVGLIHDFDYERFPTIPEHTAEGAKILRSRGWPEEIILAAVSHASYSGVPRDSRMAKALFAVDELTGLIMAAALVRPTKDIRDITEIKSIKSKFKDKAFAAGVNRQEVIEGAEALGVALWEEHVPLVLEAMKGIAAELELDGRLANPAGERVTGQ, encoded by the coding sequence ATGGGGGAATGGATGATCAAACGTGAGGATGCCTGGCAAGTCCTGACCGAGTTCACCAAAGACAAGAGCCTGCTCAAGCATGCGCTGGCGGTTGAGGCGGGCATGCGTGCCTATGCCCGCAAATTCGGCGAGGATGAGGAGCTCTGGGGTGTGGTTGGTCTGATCCACGATTTCGACTATGAGCGCTTTCCAACCATCCCCGAACACACCGCGGAGGGCGCCAAGATCCTGCGCTCGCGGGGGTGGCCAGAAGAGATCATTCTGGCTGCTGTGTCCCATGCCAGCTATTCGGGCGTTCCGCGCGATAGCAGGATGGCCAAAGCGCTCTTTGCAGTGGACGAGTTGACCGGCCTGATCATGGCGGCGGCTCTGGTGCGCCCGACCAAGGACATCCGCGATATTACTGAGATCAAGTCGATCAAGAGCAAGTTCAAGGACAAGGCATTCGCCGCCGGAGTGAATCGCCAGGAAGTGATTGAGGGGGCCGAGGCGCTTGGCGTGGCACTCTGGGAGGAACATGTGCCGTTGGTGCTGGAGGCAATGAAGGGCATCGCCGCAGAGCTCGAACTGGATGGCCGTCTGGCAAACCCGGCTGGTGAGAGGGTGACCGGTCAGTAA
- a CDS encoding LysM domain protein, which translates to MKGSRFVFLLQLLLSVVLLVATVWLVWPWPYRSIPEAAFFPTFTVTPTLRQPTSTLVPTATTITPTATEVPVVHVVQPGEVLGVIAKLYGVTVDSIMEANGIKDANLVQRGEKLVIPHPLQTPRVTAMQHETTPTPTVTSAFRDVAPVPLSPEEEAVFEGSDALIVLTWASTAALSESECFEVRFWCGKTEPGSSERFYTTTSTWTVPGSLYPEWGDSHCYWTVQVVYHARRDVALSPPSNPRSLIWH; encoded by the coding sequence ATGAAGGGTTCGCGGTTTGTCTTTCTGCTCCAGTTGCTTCTGTCTGTTGTCTTGTTGGTCGCTACGGTCTGGCTGGTCTGGCCCTGGCCGTACCGCAGCATTCCTGAGGCCGCGTTCTTTCCTACTTTTACTGTAACGCCGACCCTGAGACAACCAACGTCGACCCTGGTTCCAACAGCAACGACAATCACTCCAACTGCTACTGAAGTGCCAGTGGTGCACGTGGTTCAGCCCGGTGAAGTACTGGGGGTCATTGCCAAGCTGTACGGCGTTACTGTCGACTCCATTATGGAAGCCAATGGCATCAAGGATGCGAATCTGGTGCAGCGCGGCGAGAAACTGGTGATCCCCCACCCACTGCAGACGCCACGCGTGACGGCAATGCAGCACGAGACAACGCCCACGCCGACTGTTACCTCTGCTTTTCGTGATGTTGCTCCTGTGCCGCTGTCACCAGAAGAAGAGGCAGTCTTTGAAGGCAGTGACGCGCTCATCGTGCTCACCTGGGCCTCGACCGCAGCTCTGAGCGAGTCAGAGTGCTTTGAGGTACGCTTCTGGTGCGGCAAGACGGAGCCAGGCTCGTCCGAGCGGTTCTACACCACAACCTCGACCTGGACGGTGCCCGGATCACTGTACCCCGAATGGGGCGACAGCCATTGTTACTGGACTGTGCAGGTGGTCTACCATGCCAGGCGAGACGTGGCTCTCAGCCCGCCCTCGAACCCACGCAGTTTGATCTGGCACTAG
- the hicd gene encoding Homoisocitrate dehydrogenase has product MDPELKKQAIEKARDHFGKIVAEQLDRVERMKQGEDWLDYSKLKPIIIGIVGGDGIGPIICEEAHEILAYLLADEIKQGKVELRVIEGLTIENRAKVNKAIPDDVLAELKKCHAILKGPTTTPKKGDKWPNIESANVTMRRELDLFANVRPVRVPDQGIDWVFFRENTEDVYVLGSKGINVTDDLAIDFKVITSQGTERIIRLGFEHAKKNGIKKVTIVTKANVVKTTDGKFLTMAEQVAKDYPGITWDDWFIDIMTAKLLDPERRSEFRVMVLPNLYGDIITDEAAQIQGGVGTAGSSNIGKRYAMFEAIHGTAPRMVETGRAQYADPSSIIKAASMLLNHIGYVELAQKMDMALDICTQFERKVKVTGRPDGATGRQFADYLVKTIKRPDLESVWKSYQK; this is encoded by the coding sequence ATGGATCCCGAGTTGAAGAAGCAGGCCATTGAGAAAGCACGAGACCATTTTGGCAAGATCGTTGCCGAGCAGCTCGACCGCGTCGAGAGGATGAAGCAGGGTGAGGACTGGCTGGACTATAGCAAGCTCAAGCCCATTATCATTGGTATCGTCGGTGGTGATGGAATCGGCCCCATTATCTGTGAAGAAGCCCATGAGATACTCGCTTACCTGCTCGCTGACGAAATCAAGCAGGGCAAGGTTGAGCTCCGCGTAATCGAGGGGCTGACCATCGAGAATCGCGCCAAGGTCAACAAGGCCATTCCGGACGATGTGCTGGCAGAACTAAAAAAGTGCCACGCCATCCTCAAGGGTCCTACTACGACCCCAAAGAAGGGCGACAAGTGGCCCAACATCGAGAGCGCCAATGTCACCATGCGCCGCGAATTGGATCTGTTTGCCAATGTGCGCCCGGTCCGCGTGCCCGATCAGGGAATCGACTGGGTGTTCTTCCGCGAGAATACCGAAGACGTCTATGTGCTGGGCAGCAAGGGCATCAACGTGACCGACGACCTGGCCATTGACTTTAAGGTGATCACGAGCCAGGGCACCGAACGTATCATCCGCCTCGGGTTCGAGCACGCCAAGAAGAACGGCATCAAGAAGGTGACCATCGTCACCAAGGCCAATGTGGTCAAGACGACCGATGGCAAGTTCCTGACCATGGCCGAGCAGGTAGCCAAGGACTATCCTGGCATCACCTGGGACGACTGGTTCATCGACATCATGACGGCCAAGCTGCTCGATCCGGAGCGCCGCTCCGAATTCCGCGTGATGGTACTGCCCAACCTGTACGGCGACATTATCACCGATGAGGCAGCGCAGATTCAGGGTGGCGTCGGCACAGCCGGCAGCTCGAACATCGGCAAGCGCTATGCCATGTTCGAGGCCATCCATGGCACCGCCCCGCGCATGGTCGAGACCGGTCGCGCTCAGTACGCCGATCCGTCCAGCATCATCAAGGCGGCTTCCATGTTGCTCAACCACATTGGCTATGTCGAGCTCGCGCAAAAGATGGACATGGCTCTGGATATCTGCACCCAGTTTGAGCGCAAGGTGAAGGTCACCGGGCGGCCCGACGGGGCTACTGGTCGGCAGTTCGCTGACTATCTCGTAAAGACGATCAAGCGGCCCGACCTCGAGTCCGTTTGGAAGAGCTATCAGAAGTAG
- the sucD_2 gene encoding Succinyl-CoA ligase (ADP-forming) subunit alpha produces MADKRPDYVLFDQNTRAIVFGYQQAAIQRMLDFDYTCRRPTPSIACIVDVTQEGNHKCFWGTTEILIPIYRSVTEAVQNHPDADVLVNFASFRSAYASSKEALETDTIRTVAIIAEGVPEHRTKELIHLANSRGKWIIGPATVGGIAAGAFRIGNTAGPIDNILEARLHRPGSVAYVSKSGGLSNELNNIIARNSDGVYEGVAIGGDRYPGSTFIQHLLRYEANPDIKMTVMFGEVGGLDEYDVVAALKDGRIKKPLVAWCIGTCSKIFPTEVQFGHAGARAGAERETADVKNQALRDAGAVVPDSFDDFDAKIRETYERLVKEGKLVPQPDVQPPRMPMDYADAVKQKAVRRPTEFMTTISDDRGDEPKYCGVTISDVVEKEYGLGGVLGLLWFKKRLPRWATSFLEMVVVITADHGPAVSGAHNAIVAARAGKDLISSLASGLLTIGPRFGGAVNDAAEYFTQYLDGGHSPEFMVRDMKNKGINIPGIGHRIKSLKNPDKRVELLKNYAREHFPMTPYLDYALQVEQLTTAKRDNLILNVDGCIGILCCDMLRSIGATPEQVKDFVALGALNALFVLGRSIGIMGHVMDQKRLNTRLYRQPWDEILYMMPDKPEEVE; encoded by the coding sequence ATGGCAGACAAACGACCTGACTATGTCCTTTTCGATCAGAACACCCGCGCCATTGTGTTCGGCTATCAGCAAGCCGCAATCCAGCGCATGCTCGACTTTGACTACACCTGCCGTCGGCCAACTCCTTCTATCGCCTGCATCGTCGATGTGACCCAGGAAGGCAACCACAAGTGCTTCTGGGGCACGACCGAGATCCTCATCCCCATCTACCGCTCCGTTACGGAAGCGGTGCAAAACCACCCCGATGCCGATGTACTGGTCAACTTTGCCTCGTTCCGCTCGGCCTACGCCAGTTCCAAAGAGGCCCTGGAGACTGATACCATCCGCACTGTAGCCATCATCGCGGAGGGCGTGCCAGAGCATCGAACCAAGGAATTGATCCACCTGGCCAACTCGCGCGGCAAGTGGATCATCGGTCCGGCCACGGTTGGCGGAATTGCCGCCGGCGCGTTTCGCATCGGCAACACGGCCGGTCCGATTGACAACATCCTCGAAGCTCGCCTGCACCGCCCGGGCAGCGTGGCCTACGTATCCAAGTCCGGTGGGCTGTCCAACGAGCTCAACAACATCATCGCCCGCAACTCGGATGGCGTGTACGAGGGGGTGGCCATTGGTGGCGACCGTTATCCAGGCTCCACGTTCATCCAGCACCTGCTGCGCTACGAGGCCAACCCGGACATCAAGATGACGGTCATGTTTGGGGAGGTGGGCGGCCTCGATGAGTACGACGTGGTAGCCGCGCTGAAGGACGGCCGCATCAAGAAGCCGCTGGTAGCATGGTGCATTGGTACCTGCTCCAAGATCTTCCCCACCGAGGTTCAGTTTGGTCATGCTGGCGCGCGGGCCGGAGCAGAGCGCGAGACGGCGGACGTCAAGAACCAGGCCCTCCGCGACGCCGGTGCTGTGGTGCCCGACTCTTTTGATGATTTTGATGCCAAGATCAGGGAAACTTACGAGCGGCTGGTCAAAGAAGGCAAGCTGGTGCCGCAACCCGACGTGCAGCCTCCGCGTATGCCCATGGACTATGCCGATGCCGTCAAACAGAAAGCGGTGCGACGCCCTACCGAGTTTATGACCACCATCTCCGACGACCGCGGAGACGAGCCCAAGTACTGCGGCGTCACCATCAGCGATGTCGTGGAGAAGGAATACGGGCTGGGCGGCGTGCTTGGCCTGCTGTGGTTCAAGAAGCGGCTGCCCAGGTGGGCCACGAGCTTTTTGGAGATGGTCGTGGTGATCACTGCCGACCACGGCCCGGCCGTTTCCGGAGCCCACAATGCCATTGTTGCTGCGCGGGCGGGCAAGGACCTCATATCCTCACTGGCCAGTGGGTTGCTGACCATCGGGCCGCGTTTTGGCGGCGCAGTCAACGACGCGGCTGAGTACTTTACCCAGTACCTCGACGGTGGCCACAGCCCCGAGTTCATGGTCAGGGACATGAAGAACAAGGGCATCAACATCCCGGGCATTGGTCACCGCATCAAGTCCCTCAAGAATCCTGACAAACGTGTGGAGCTGCTCAAGAACTATGCCCGCGAGCACTTTCCAATGACTCCTTACCTGGACTATGCCCTACAGGTAGAGCAGTTAACTACCGCCAAGCGCGACAACTTGATCCTCAACGTGGATGGCTGCATTGGCATTCTCTGCTGCGATATGCTGCGCAGCATCGGTGCCACACCGGAGCAGGTCAAGGACTTTGTGGCCCTTGGTGCCCTGAATGCTCTGTTCGTACTCGGCCGGAGCATTGGAATCATGGGCCACGTGATGGATCAGAAACGGCTCAACACCAGGCTGTATCGCCAGCCTTGGGACGAAATCCTGTACATGATGCCAGACAAACCAGAGGAGGTAGAGTAA
- the sucC gene encoding Succinyl-CoA ligase (ADP-forming) subunit beta, which produces MAQRGIREFDGKQMMARYWKTYFGDLPAYPGKVVQVTPQTSYDQLRKDHPWLTQEKLVVKPDQLFGKRGKHGLVKVANTFDEARAWIDERMNKEVTVGKVTDQLNCFLIEPLTPHQEEFYVAIKSVRDGDIIYLSNHGGVDIESVWETVAEIKVGVGQEIKQADVEARLPIDTPPDKCSLIAGFACGLLRFYRDLAYAYLEINPFVITHNAIVPLDLVARLDDTALFECGDRWGDISFPAPFGRRLSKEEQYIKEMDEKSGASLKLTILNPKGRVWTMVAGGGASVIYTDTIVDLGFGHELANYGEYSGNPSTSETYQYAKTLLDLMTREKDPQGRPKFLLIGGGIANFTDVAKTFTGITMALKEYKQKLQEAKVHIYVRRGGPNYQEGLRLMKDLGKELGVPIEVYGPEMHMTRIVNLALSGKS; this is translated from the coding sequence ATGGCGCAACGAGGCATCCGCGAGTTCGATGGCAAGCAAATGATGGCCCGCTACTGGAAGACCTACTTTGGCGACCTGCCGGCCTACCCCGGCAAGGTCGTCCAGGTTACACCACAGACCAGCTACGATCAGCTGCGCAAGGACCATCCCTGGCTGACCCAGGAAAAGCTGGTAGTCAAGCCAGATCAGCTCTTTGGCAAGCGCGGCAAGCATGGCCTGGTCAAGGTCGCCAACACGTTCGATGAGGCACGGGCCTGGATAGACGAAAGGATGAACAAGGAAGTCACCGTTGGTAAGGTGACCGACCAGCTCAACTGCTTCTTGATCGAGCCGCTCACCCCTCACCAGGAAGAGTTCTACGTTGCCATCAAGAGCGTGCGTGATGGAGACATAATCTATCTGTCCAATCACGGCGGCGTTGATATCGAGTCGGTCTGGGAGACGGTCGCCGAGATCAAGGTAGGCGTAGGGCAGGAGATCAAGCAGGCCGACGTTGAGGCCAGGCTTCCAATCGATACCCCGCCTGACAAATGCTCCCTGATCGCCGGCTTTGCCTGCGGGCTGCTCCGTTTCTACCGGGATCTGGCCTATGCCTACCTCGAGATCAACCCCTTTGTCATTACCCACAATGCAATCGTGCCCCTTGATCTGGTGGCCCGACTGGATGATACGGCGCTGTTTGAGTGCGGTGACCGCTGGGGCGACATTTCCTTCCCTGCTCCATTTGGCCGCCGGCTCAGCAAAGAGGAACAGTACATCAAAGAAATGGACGAGAAGAGCGGCGCGTCGCTCAAGCTCACCATCCTCAATCCCAAAGGACGCGTGTGGACAATGGTGGCCGGCGGCGGAGCAAGCGTCATCTACACCGACACCATTGTGGACCTCGGGTTTGGCCACGAACTGGCCAACTATGGTGAGTACAGCGGCAACCCGTCCACCAGCGAGACCTATCAGTACGCCAAGACGCTGCTGGACCTGATGACCCGGGAGAAGGACCCTCAGGGCAGACCCAAGTTCTTGCTCATTGGCGGCGGCATCGCCAACTTTACCGATGTGGCCAAGACCTTTACCGGTATCACGATGGCACTGAAGGAATACAAGCAAAAGCTCCAGGAAGCCAAGGTACACATCTATGTGCGCCGCGGCGGCCCCAACTACCAGGAGGGTCTGCGCTTGATGAAGGACCTGGGCAAAGAGCTGGGTGTGCCAATCGAGGTCTATGGTCCCGAAATGCACATGACGCGCATCGTCAACCTTGCCCTGTCAGGCAAGAGCTAG
- the hacA gene encoding Homoaconitase large subunit, which produces MGKNVVQKVLEPHIVEGKWETGKEIGIRIDQTLTQDATGTMAYLQFEAMGVPRVKTELSVSYVDHNTVQIGYENADDHRYLQSVAAKYGIIYSRAGNGICHQVHLERFARPGKTLLGSDSHTPTAGGIASIAIGAGGLDVAVAMAGGPFYLTCPRVFKINLTGKLQPWVSAKDIILQVLEILTVKGNVGVALEYGGDGVATLSVPDRATITNMGAETGVTFSLFPSDKVTRAFLQAQGRPDDWVQILADKDATYDRVIDIDLSKLVPLAAYPHSPGNIKTVKELAGLEVNQVCLGSCTNSSYKDLMTVAAILKGQKAHPNVSFVVAPGSRQVLENISRDGGLTALLSAGARLAESACGFCIGNSQSPQTAGVSVRTSNRNFEGRSGTKDAQVYLTSPETAAAAVITGKLTDPRTLEKKGIAYPQVKVPKSFYVDDSMFIRPPKSGKNVEIFRGPNIGEPPASTALPDSIAGVVTIKVGDKITTDHIIPAGDKMKYRSNVPKYSEFVFFPVDQKFYERARKIQGEGKQNIIVAGLSYGQGSSREHAALCPMYLGVKAVIAKSMERIHTDNLINFGIIPLTFKSEADYDQVEQGDELEIPEIRRIIQTGGELVVKNKTKGTQFSVAYSLSERQKATILAGGTLALMGKAK; this is translated from the coding sequence GGGAAACGGGGAAGGAAATAGGCATTCGCATTGACCAGACCCTGACCCAGGACGCAACCGGCACCATGGCCTATCTACAGTTTGAGGCGATGGGCGTGCCCCGAGTCAAGACGGAGCTGTCCGTCAGCTACGTGGACCACAACACTGTCCAGATTGGCTACGAAAACGCTGACGACCATCGTTATCTGCAAAGCGTAGCCGCCAAGTATGGCATCATCTATTCTCGCGCTGGCAATGGCATCTGTCATCAGGTTCATCTGGAGCGCTTTGCCCGTCCTGGCAAGACCCTGCTGGGATCCGACTCGCACACTCCCACGGCGGGCGGCATCGCCAGCATCGCCATTGGCGCCGGCGGGCTGGACGTTGCCGTAGCAATGGCCGGCGGCCCGTTCTACCTGACCTGCCCCAGAGTCTTCAAGATCAACCTGACCGGCAAGCTGCAGCCCTGGGTTTCCGCCAAGGACATCATCCTCCAAGTGCTGGAGATCCTCACCGTCAAAGGCAACGTCGGCGTCGCTCTGGAGTACGGGGGCGATGGCGTGGCTACCCTGTCCGTGCCCGACCGGGCCACGATCACCAACATGGGCGCCGAGACCGGGGTTACCTTCTCCCTTTTTCCCAGCGACAAGGTAACCAGGGCCTTCCTGCAGGCTCAGGGCCGACCCGATGACTGGGTACAAATCCTCGCGGATAAGGATGCTACTTACGACCGTGTCATCGATATCGACCTGAGCAAGCTCGTGCCGCTGGCTGCCTATCCTCACAGCCCAGGCAACATCAAGACCGTGAAGGAACTGGCCGGGCTCGAGGTCAACCAGGTCTGTCTCGGTAGCTGCACCAACTCGTCGTACAAGGACCTCATGACTGTCGCGGCCATCCTGAAAGGACAGAAAGCCCATCCCAATGTCAGTTTCGTCGTGGCTCCTGGCTCGCGGCAGGTGCTGGAGAACATCAGCCGCGATGGGGGGCTCACGGCATTGCTCTCTGCCGGTGCCCGCCTGGCCGAAAGCGCCTGCGGTTTCTGCATTGGCAACAGCCAGTCGCCGCAGACGGCGGGTGTTTCCGTCCGCACCAGCAACCGCAACTTTGAGGGCCGCTCCGGCACCAAGGATGCGCAAGTCTACTTGACCAGTCCCGAGACTGCCGCTGCCGCGGTGATCACGGGCAAGCTGACCGATCCGCGAACCCTGGAAAAGAAAGGCATTGCCTACCCGCAGGTCAAAGTGCCCAAGTCGTTCTACGTCGACGACAGCATGTTCATCCGTCCACCCAAGAGCGGCAAGAATGTTGAGATCTTCCGCGGGCCCAACATCGGCGAGCCGCCAGCCAGCACAGCCCTTCCGGATAGTATCGCTGGAGTGGTCACCATCAAAGTTGGTGACAAGATCACCACGGACCACATCATCCCGGCAGGCGACAAGATGAAGTATCGCTCGAACGTACCCAAGTACTCCGAGTTTGTCTTCTTCCCGGTCGACCAAAAGTTCTACGAACGGGCCAGGAAAATCCAGGGCGAGGGCAAACAGAACATTATCGTCGCCGGCCTGAGCTACGGCCAGGGGTCTTCGCGCGAGCATGCCGCCCTCTGCCCGATGTATCTGGGCGTGAAAGCGGTCATCGCCAAGTCGATGGAGCGCATCCACACCGACAACCTGATCAACTTTGGCATCATCCCGCTGACCTTCAAGAGCGAGGCCGATTATGACCAGGTTGAGCAGGGCGACGAGCTGGAGATCCCCGAGATCCGCAGGATCATCCAGACCGGTGGAGAGCTGGTCGTCAAGAACAAGACCAAGGGCACCCAGTTCTCCGTAGCCTACAGCCTGTCAGAGCGGCAGAAGGCTACCATTCTGGCCGGTGGCACACTGGCCCTGATGGGCAAGGCCAAGTAG